From a region of the Hippopotamus amphibius kiboko isolate mHipAmp2 chromosome 3, mHipAmp2.hap2, whole genome shotgun sequence genome:
- the LOC130849989 gene encoding olfactory receptor 5T3-like has product MKSEMSKLTDLDSCRIQIKNGTEITMFILKGFTDDFNVQIFLFFLFLAVHLFTLIGNLGLVLLVIMDSHIHNPMYYFLSVLSFLDACYSSVVTPNMLVNFLSENKTIPYLGCAAQLFLFVTFGTTECFLLAVMAYDRYVAIYNPLLYAVSMAPRVYVSLIIASYVGGILHASVHTVATFSLSFCASNEIRHVFCDIPPLLAISCSDTHTNQLLLFYFVGSIEIVTILIVLISYGFILLAILRMHSAEGRRKVFSTCGSHLTGVSIYHGTILFMYVRPSSSYTLDHDMIVSIFYTIVIPMLNPIIYSLRNKDVKEAMKRVLGRV; this is encoded by the exons atgaaatctGAAATGTCAAAGTTGACAGATTTAGATTCATGCAGGATTCAGattaaaaatggaactgaaaTCACTATGTTTATATTGAAGGGCTTCACAGATGATTTTAATGTGCAGAtattcctatttttcctttttctagcaGTCCATCTTTTTACACTGATAGGAAATTTAGGATTGGTTTTATTGGTCATCATGGATTCTCATATCCACAACCCTATGTACTATTTTCTGAGTGTGTTATCATTTTTGGATGCCTGCTATTCCTCAGTTGTCACTCCAAACATGTTGGTCAATTTCCTATCAGAGAATAAAACCATTCCCTATCTTGGATGTGCAGCACAGCTGTTTCTCTTTGTTACTTTTGGGACCACAGAATGCTTTCTCTTGGCTGTGATGGCATATGATCGCTACGTAGCCATCTACAACCCTCTCCTGTATGCAGTTAGCATGGCACCCAGGGTCTATGTGTCCCTCATCATTGCTTCCTATGTTGGTGGCATCTTGCATGCTTCTGTACACACAGTGGCCACATTTAGTCTATCCTTCTGTGCATCCAATGAAATTAGGCATGTCTTCTGtgacatccctcccctccttgctaTTTCTTGCTCTGACACTCACACAAACCAGCTTCTACTCTTCTACTTTGTGGGCTCTATTGAGATAGTCACTATCCTGATTGTCCTGATCTCCTATGGCTTCATTCTGTTGGCCATTCTGAGGATGCATTCTGctgaagggagaaggaaagtctTTTCTACATGTGGCTCTCACCTAACTGGAGTATCAATTTACCACGGAACCATCCTCTTCATGTATGTGAGACCAAGTTCCAGCTACACTTTGGACCATGACATGATTGTGTCCATATTTTACACCATTGTGATTCCCATGCTGAACCCCATCATCTATAGTTTAAGGAACAAAGATGTCAAAGAGGCAATGAAGAGA gttttgggtcgtgtt